A stretch of the Acyrthosiphon pisum isolate AL4f chromosome A2, pea_aphid_22Mar2018_4r6ur, whole genome shotgun sequence genome encodes the following:
- the LOC100159647 gene encoding paramyosin, long form: MSLSKTTKSYSYRSVGGGNADINIDYSHDLSALSRLEDKIRLLQEDLESERELRQRIEREKADVSVQLISLSERLEEAEGGADNQFEINKKRDTELTKLRKLLEDVHIESEETAHLLRKKHQEVVADFQEQLDQLAKAKARTEKEKAKFQQEVYELLAQIESANKDKYTSIKTIEKLEITIHELNIRIEEITRSVTEITSIKSRLSIENIELVKEVQDLKVSIENTTYLKSQIAGQLEDARRRLEDDERRRSLLESNLHSVEVELESVRVQLEEESEARLDLERQLIKANGESLAWKSKYDSEASARAEEVEELRRKYSARIQEQEEHIETLLVKVNNLEKQKSRLQSEVEVLIIDLEKANNTARDLQKRVEHLERVNIDLKSRLDETTALFEQGQRDLRNKQNEIQRLTHELDKTREQKDQLTRENKKLADDLHDAKNTIAEYNRRLHELELELRRLENERDELSAAYKEAEAGRKAEEGRAFRLSAELTQFRHEAEKRLAEKDEEIESIRKQTSIEIEQLNARVVEAETKLKTEVTRIKKKLHIQITELEMSLDVANKNNIELQKTIKKQSLHLTELQAHYDEGQRQLAVTLDQLAIAQRKIQSLTGEMEELRGNYDATLRNKRAVEIMYEESQSRVNELTTINVNLSSSRSKIEQELHQLVSDYEEVSKELRISDERYQRVQIEMKHTVELLHEEQERVIKIEAIKKSLEIEVKNISVRLEEVEANAIVGGKRIIGKLEARIRDLELEIDEEKRRHAESIKILRKKERSLKELVIQSEEDHKNVQLLQEALDKVNQKVNIYKRQLQEQEGMSTQSVTRVRRFQRELEAAEDRADTAESNLSLIRAKHRSFVTTSHPGSQVYVVQESRATTTTSEQY; the protein is encoded by the exons ATGTCTTTATCCAAGACGACCAAGTCATACAGTTACCGATCTGTAGGAGGCGGAAATGCTGACATAAATATCGACTATTCCCACGACCTCAGCGCTTTATCTCGGCTTGAA GATAAGATCAGACTTCTGCAAGAAGACTTAGAATCGGAACGCGAACTCCGACAACGT atTGAAAGAGAAAAAGCTGATGTGAGTGTGCAATTAATATCTCTCAGTGAACGTTTGGAAGAAGCTGAAGGCGGTGCCGATAATCaa TTTGAAATTAATAAGAAACGTGACACAGAACTCACTAAGCTCCGTAAACTATTGGAAGATGTCCATATTGAATCTGAAGAGACAGCTCATCTTTTGCGTAAAAAGCATCAAGAGGTCGTCGCTGACTTCCAAGAACAACTGGATCAACTCGCCAAAGCAAAAGCTAG GACCGAAAAAGAAAAGGCTAAATTCCAACAAGAAGTTTACGAACTTTTGGCCCAAATTGAAAGTGCTAACAAGGATAAA tacacatcgattaaaacaattgaaaaactAGAGATCACTATTCATGAACTCAACATTCGCATTGAAGAAATTACAAGATCTGTCACTGAAATCACTTCGATCAAGAGCCGTTTGTCAATT gaAAATATTGAATTGGTTAAAGAAGTTCAAGATTTAAAAGTATCAATTGAGAACACTACATATCTTAAGTCTCAAATTGCTGGACAATTAGAAGACGCTCGCAGACGACTAGAAGATGATGAAAga agaCGCTCACTTTTAGAATCTAACTTACATTCAGTAGAAGTTGAATTAGAATCAGTAAGAGTTCAATTGGAAGAAGAATCTGAGGCTCGTTTAGACCTTGAGAGACAATTAATCAAGGCTAATGGTGAATCTCTAGCATGGAAATCGAAATATGATTCTGAAGCATCTGCTAGGGCCGAGGAAGTTGAAGAGCTACG tcGTAAATACTCCGCACGTATTCAAGAACAGGAGGAACATATCGAAACACTTTTGGTTAAAGTCAACAATTTGGAAAAACAGAAGTCTAGACTCCAAAGTGAAGTTGAAGTTCTTATTATTGATTTGGAAAag GCTAACAACACTGCAAGAGATTTGCAAAAACGTGTTGAGCATTTGGAAAGAGTCAACATTGACTTGAAGAGTCGCCTTGATGAAACAACTGCATTGTTTGAACAAGGACAAAGGGACTTGAGAAACAAACAAAATGAAATTCAAAGATTAACCCACGAATTGGACAAAACCAGGGAACAAAAGGATCAACTTACTCGTGAAAACAAGAAATTGgctg ATGATCTGCACGACGCCAAGAACACTATTGCTGAGTACAACAGAAGATTGCATGAGTTAGAATTAGAACTCAGACGGTTGGAGAATGAACGTGATGAACTTAGCGCTGCTTATAAAGAAGCCGAAGCT GGAAGAAAAGCTGAGGAAGGTAGAGCTTTCCGATTGTCTGCTGAACTTACACAATTCAGACATGAAGCTGAAAAACGTTTGGCCGAAAAAGATGAAGAAATTGAATCTATTCG cAAGCAAACAAGCATCGAAATTGAACAATTGAATGCTCGCGTAGTTGAAGCCGAGACAAAATTGAAGACGGAAGTGACGAGAATTAAGAAGAAGCTGCACATTCAGATAACTGAATTGGAAATGTCATTAGATGTGGCCAACAAAAATAACATTGAGCTACAAAAAACTATCAAAAAGCAATCTCTCCACTTAacg gaaTTGCAAGCTCACTACGACGAAGGTCAACGCCAGTTGGCTGTTACATTGGATCAGTTGGCCATTGCTCAGCGCAAGATCCAATCTCTTACTGGAGAAATGGAAGAGCTCCGTGGAAACTACGACGCT acattgCGCAACAAACGTGCCGTTGAAATTATGTATGAAGAATCACAGAGCCGTGTAAACGAATTGACCACCATCAACGTTAACTTGTCGTCATCAAGATCTAAGATTGAACAAGAATTACATCAATTGGTATCAGACTACGAAGAAGTGTCTAAGGAGTTGAGA ATATCAGATGAACGTTACCAACGGGTGCAAATTGAAATGAAACACACTGTAGAACTATTGCACGAAGAACAAGAGAGAGTGATAAAGATCGAAGCCATCAAGAAGTCGTTGGAAATCGAAGTCAAGAATATTTCTGTTCGTCTCGAAGAAGTCGAAGCCAACGCTATTGTGGGTGGCAAACGCATTATTGGCAAATTAGAAGCCAGA ATTCGTGACTTGGAATTAGAAATCGACGAAGAAAAACGTCGTCACGCCGAGAGTATTAAGATCCTGCGCAAGAAGGAACGTTCTCTCAAGGAGCTGGTCATTCAAAGCGAAGAAGATCACAAGAACGTGCAGCTTTTACAAGAAGCTTTAGACAAAGTCAACCAGAAGGTCAACATTTACAAGAGGCAATTACAAGAACAG GAAGGTATGAGCACCCAGAGTGTAACTCGAGTGAGGCGATTCCAGAGAGAATTGGAAGCAGCCGAAGACAGAGCCGACACTGCTGAAAGCAATCTGTCTTTGATCCGCGCCAAGCACAGGAGCTTCGTGACAACCTCACACCCAGGCTCGCAAGTGTATGTTGTGCAAGAATCGAGGGCTACAACTACGACTTCAgaacaatattaa
- the LOC100165804 gene encoding triosephosphate isomerase-like encodes MSRKFFVGGNWKMNGTKKVADELLSNLVKGPLDPNVEVLIGVPAIYLDFVKEKAPCNIYVAAQNCYKTEKGAFTGEISPSMLKDIGIDWVILGHSERRQIFQETDTLIAEKVNHALESGLSVVACIGETLEEREAGQTEAVVAKQIKAIKEKICNWQNVVIAYEPVWAIGTGKTASPQQAQDVHKILRKWLSDEVNETVAKTTRIIYGGSVTSSNCRELAKECDIDGFLVGGASLKPEFVEIVNANQ; translated from the exons ATGTCACGCAAATTCTTTGTTGGAGGAAACTGGAAGATGAACGGTACGAAGAAAGTTGCTGATGAACTACTCAGCAATTTAGTAAAGGGACCTTTGGACCCTAATGTTG aggtTTTGATTGGAGTACCAGCCATATACTTGGATTTTGTCAAAGAAAAAGCGCCATGTAACATATATGTTGCAGCACAGAATTGTTATAAAACTGAAAAAGGCGCGTTTACTGGAGAGATAAGCCCCAGTATGTTAAAAGATATTGGTATTGATTGGGTGATTTTAGGTCACTCTGAACGTCGGCAGATATTTCAAGAAACTGATACT CTCATTGCTGAAAAAGTAAATCATGCTCTTGAGTCTGGATTATCTGTTGTCGCATGTATTGGTGAAACTCTTGAAGAACGTGAAGCTGGACAAACTGAAGCGGTTGTAGCTAAGCAAATCAAAGCTATTAAGGAGAAAATATGCAATTGGCAAAATGTAGTTATTGCTTATGAACCAGTCTGGGCCATTGGTACTGGTAAGACTGCTAGCCCTCAACAA gCCCAAGATGTCCATAAAATTTTGAGAAAATGGTTGAGTGATGAAGTAAATGAAACTGTTGCCAAGACTACACGCATCATTTATGGTGGATCTGTGACATCATCTAATTGCCGAGAATTAGCTAAAGAATGCGACATTGATGGATTTTTGGTTGGAGGTGCATCCTTAAAACCAGAATTTGTTGAAATAGTCAACGCTAAtcagtaa
- the LOC100163771 gene encoding INO80 complex subunit C-like encodes MANNPVDELSQREEKKHVFKDSSFDNTKTNNGKKKLWRSLKQITAQERSLPWPDNSINYSSISAPPSFKPAKKYSDISGLIAKYKDPQTSLYYAGHEEFSTVRNLPSDIITGYLTLRGSYNPIG; translated from the exons ATGGCAAATAACCCTGTAGACGAATTATCTcaaagagaagaaaaaaaacatgtgTTCAAAGACTCTTCTTTTGAC AACACCAAAACTaacaatggaaaaaaaaaattgtggcgtTCATTAAAGCAAATAACAGCTCAAGAAAGAAGTTTACCCTGGCCTGATAActctattaatt ATAGCAGTATTTCTGCTCCCCCGTCATTCAAACCAGCCAAAAAATATTCAGATATTAGTggattaatt gctaaATATAAAGATCCCCAAACATCTTTATACTATGCTGGACATGAAGAATTCAGTACTGTAAGAAATCTGCCTAGTGATATTATTACTGGATATCTGACTTTACGAGGATCGTATAATCCTATTGGATAA